The stretch of DNA CAGTGCCCCCAGTTTCTGCCTCAACGAACGCACGTGAACATCAATCGTTCGTTCGAGTGCATTGGCATCTTCACCTCGGCAACGATCCATCAGTTCATTTCGACCAAAGGGTCGGCCAGGTGAACGTGCCAGAGTCCAGAGCAATCGAAATTCTGTGGGTGTCAGATGCAGCTCTTCACCATTCAGGCGAGCCGTATGATTGATCCGATCAATCTCGATGCCCCTTGTCACAATCACATCTCGTGATTGCTCACCGGCCTGAGATCGTCGCAATAGAGCCTTGATTCGATGAATCAGGGGCTTCACCTTAAAGGGCTTGGCCACATAATCATCCGCCCCCATGTTGAAGCCGACAATCTCGTCAACTTCCTCCGCACGGGCAGTGAGCATTAAAATCCTGCAGTTTGGTAGCTTCGGGTCGCTGCGAAGCTGACGGCACACTTCAAGGCCGTCAATCACAGGTAGCATCAGGTCAAGAATCACCAGATCCGGCGTCATGGCCTGTGCTCGCCGCAGACCATCCTGACCATCTGAGGCCGAAGTGACTTCGAACCCCTCTTTTTCAAGATTGTAGGTCAGAATATCGATCAGAGATCTTTCATCTTCGATCAAAAGAACTTTCGGCTTGGCCATACAACCCCAATGATGACGACTGAGAAAAGAACTCGTTTGTCAAATGAGTGGATTCTGAAGAATCAAGTAGCCAGGAACATTTTAATATGTGGCTGATTTTTGGTTGACCGTGGCTTCGGCAAATTATCGTAACAATACCCCAAATGTTTTTTGCGTAAGAATAGCCGAAGGATTCGTGCAGTCACTCGCTGGAAGTGGGTTAAAGTGTTTATTCATAAGAACTTCATCAACTGCCATCGCGATTTATCAGTGACCAGAGGTTTTTCAGTGATCTGAGGTTTTGTCGATGGCCATGCCTTATGAAGAGCCTGTCTCTAAGCGGTTGCGATGCCGGATGATCTCACCCTCGACAAGATAAACCACATCTTCGGCGATATTTGTCGCGTGATCCGCGACACGCTCAATCTGTCGACACACACTGAAAAGATGCATGTGCAATTCAATGAGTTGTGGCTGTCGCTGCATACGTAGAATGAGATCGTGGATAATCTCTCGATTGAGGTTGTCAACGCGATCATCTGTCTGGCAGACATCTCGTGCCAGCTTGACATCCATTTCCACGTACGAATCGATACTGCGATGCAACATGCTCAGTGCCAGATGTGACATCTCGCGGAAATCGTCGGGAACGTGGACTTCACCACAACGGATAATCGAGAGCGCACGCTCAGAAATATTCACACCCAGATCGGCGACCCGCTCCAACTCACCGGAGATCTTCATGACTGTGGTGATTCGTCGCAGGTCCACGGCTACAGGCTGATGAAGTGCCAGGAGTTTGAGACACTCCTCTTCGATCTGCACGTCCATGCGATCGATTTCGTCATCCTGAGCCGGAATCTGCTCTGCTTTCTCATAATCCCGGCGGTGCAGGGCATCAACTGCTGAATCAATCAGTTCCTCAACGCGAGCGCACATCGTGAGCACGTTGCGATGAAGTGCATCGAGATCGCGAATAAGGTGAATCGCCATAGACGATGCCCTTAGGTACCGACTGAAAAAATGGACTGATGCCTAATGTTTTAGATTCCGTTGCATCAAAAATGATTAACCAAATCGACCGGTAATGTAATCCTCTGTTTCCTTTTCCCGAGGCTTGAAGAAGAGTTGCTTCGTCAAACCAACTTCCACCAGTCGACCTTGGCAGAAAAAAGCAGTCCATTCACTGATACGGGCGGCCTGCTGCATGTTATGAGTCACGATAACGATCGTATAATTCTGCTTCAGCTCGATGATGAGATCTTCAATGCGGGCTGTTGAAGCAGGATCCAGTGCCGAGGCCGGCTCATCCATCAGCAGGACTTCTGGATTCGTGGCCAATGCCCGGGCAATGCACAATCGCTGCTGCTGCCCGCCAGAAAGAGCCATCGCTGAATCTTTGAGCCGGTCTTTGACTTCGTTCCACAATGCGGCCTGTTGCAGGCAGCGCTCGACGGTCTCCTGCACAAATGAGCGATTTCGGATGCCGGCTATCCGCATTCCGTAGGCTACGTTCTCAAAGATCGACTTGGGAAACGGAGTTGACTTCTGGAAGACCATGCCTACGCGTTTGCGCAAGGCTACGACATCGATGCGAGGTGCATAGATATCCTGTGAATCCAGCAACACATCCCCGGTATGTCGGGTGCCTTCGATGATATCGTTCATGCGGTTAAGTGCCCGCAGATAGGTGCTTTTGCCACATCCCGAAGGGCCAATCAGAGCCGTGACTGCCCGTTCGGGAACTTTGAGATTGATGTCGAACAGAGCCTGGTGGCTGCCGTAAAAGAAGTTCATGTGTCGGGTTTCGATCTTCAACTTCTGTTGATTGTGATCAGAAACCGCAGCAGTGGACGTCGACGAATGAGCTTGACCGGCAACTGGCGGTTGAGTTGCCTGAGGCATTGCGGTGGCCTGTGCGAAGCCCGCTTGTGGTGGTATCAGATTCATAAGAGGCCCTACCAGCGAACTTTTTTCTGGAAGTGCTGGCGAATAAAGATTGCCAGACCATTAGAGATCAGCAGGATAACAAGCAGCACAAGAATGGCTGCCGCCGCAACGTGCTGGAATTCAGGTTTTGCTTCGTTGATCCAACCGTAGATCTGCATCGGAATGGTGGTAAACGAATCAAAGGGAACTTGTGCCAGTTTGTCTGGCCTGGTGAAAGCTTCGGAGACGGAATTGAGACGCCCTGGAGTGAAGGTGATGTAAGTTGCCGCACCGATAGCCACAAGCGGTGCTGTTTCACCAATCGCCCGCGACATGGCGAGAATGACTCCGGTCATCATTCCCGGCAGAGCTGAGGGCAAAACCTGATGCCAGATGGTCTGCCACTTTGTGGCTCCCAGAGCTAACGAAGCATGACGCAGGCTCGGAGGAACGGATCGCAGTGCTTCTTGGCTGGCAATGATCACGACTGGAAGGCTCAAGAGAGCCAGTGTCAATGCACCCGAGATCACTGTGCGACCGAAAGGAAGCGTTAATTGCAGGCTACCTATCCCTAGATTAATCAGGTACTCACTTTTCGCGAGGCCGAACATGCGCACGAATGCGGTGAATCCGAGAATGCCATAAACAATCGAAGGAACACCTGCCAGATTCGCGATGTTCAACTGAATGAATTTTGTCAGCAGAGTTGGCTTGGAGTACTCTTCGAGGTAGATAGCGGCACCAACCCCCAATGGTACTGACAAGAGTGCCGTCAGGAGGATCAGCCAGAACGTCCCGACAATCCCCGGTAGAATCCCTGCATCAGCCGGATTTCTGCGGGGCATCGATACCAGAAACTTAGGTGTCAGCCATCCCATCGCCTGCCAGGCCATGGTCGCAATCAGCACGCCAAGGATGAAGACTGATCCCCAGGTGGCCAACCAGCAAACCCATTCGAAGATCATGCCATACCGGTGACGGCGAGCCAGTTCCGAGTCAAAACTTTCTTCGAGAAGTTTTGCGCCGGCAGCCGTGGTCTCAACAGGCATTTGAGGTGGTTCTGAGGATGTTGGTGCTGAGATCTTTGGGTTCACTGGTACACCTCACGGTAGCGCGCCAGCACCAGTTGGGAGATCAGATTCATTGTCAGCGTGGTCAAAAAGAGCACCAGAGCGACGGCATACAGACTTTTATATTCAATCGTGCCGACCGGCGTATCGCCCGACATCACATTCACCACGTAGGCTGTCATGGTTTCAATCTGGCTGAGGGGGTTGAGCGTTAACGTCGGTTTTTGACCGGCAGCTATCGTCACGGCCATGGTCTCCCCAACGGCACGAGAGATGGCCAGCAGAAATGCCGCAATGATCCCCGAAAGTGCTGATGGAATCACCACACGCACACAAACATCATATTTTGTGGAACCCAGTGCATAACCAGCTTCTCGTAAAGTTCGTGGTACTGCACGAAGGACATCTTCGCTCAGCGAGCAAACCGTAGGAATGATCATCAATCCCACGACGATCCCGCCACTCAAGGCATTGAAGCCATCGACTGGAATACTCCACAGCCAGTCGACACCAAAAAATTCAGCAGGTTTGAGAATAGGCCGAATGACATAAGGCGTTACGATCCTCAGGCCAAAATAGCCATAAACGACGGTGGGAACACCAGCCAGAAGTTCAAGAATCGGCTTCGCGATCGAACGAACGCGTGGTGATGCGTATTCCGCCAGATAGACAGCAGCCAGCAATCCAGTCGGCAATCCGATGATCGCGGCAATGATCGTAATGAGGAATGTTCCACAGATCAGTGGCCAGATGCCGAAGAATGGTGGGCTGTATTGGGGTGCCCACCGGGTTTCGAGGAAAAACTGAGAGAGGCTGATCTCTTGAAAGAAAGCTCTTTCCGGGGGAATGCCAAAGATCGCCTCACTGACCAGTACAAAAATAATGGCCAATGTTGTTAACACTGAAAGGAGAGCACAAAGAAACAGCAGCATCTGAATGATGCTTTCACGCAGCCTGTGCCACGTGAAGCGATAAGCCAGCCCGGAAGCTTCCAGATTCGTACGGTCGATGACCGAGTCGGTACTCGCAGGCTTTTGTTCGACCACAGACATGTGCCGTATACTCAATTAATCGGTCAGTAGTGTAATCGGTCAATAGTGCCTTGAACTCTGATCGAAACCATTAGCAGACAAGACGCCTAGCGCATGAAAGCTCGACGATATACTTCAGAGGCACTGAGGATTGGATCTTCCGACTCGACTGCCAATGGGAATCGAGCCGGAAGATCGTGGGTTTCAATCCGCTATCTAATTTGACTGACAAAAATTCCAGAGTGCCCCGACGGCCCTACTTGAGGGCGTCAGCCAATCGCTGCTGCATGGTTTCTTTGACAGACTTGGGAACCTTGATGTACTTCACTTCTTCAACCAGCTTGTCACCCTCTTCAGAAAGCAGGAATCGAATGAACTCGGCCACCTCAGGACGTTTCAGTTTGGCTTTTGTGGTGTAGATAAACAATGGTCGAGAGAGTGGTGTATATTCACCCGATTCAATTGTTGCCGGCGTAGGCTCAACACAAACAGCGTTTTTACCATCAGAGATCTTGACGGCCTTCAGTTTGGAGGCGTTTTCGGCGTAGTAGGCATACCCAAAATAACCCAGAGCACCTTTCGAATCGACAACACCTTGCACGAGAATGTTATCATTCGAATTGGCTGTGTAGTCTGAGCGGCTGGATTTCGATTTCCCGTTGATCACTTCAGTGAAGTAATCAAAAGTTCCTGAAGCTGTGTCAGCTCCAAAAAGTTGGATCGGTTCGTCGGGCCAGCCTTCGCGAACTTCACTCCACTTGGAAATTTTGCTGTCAGCAGCCCAGATTTTGTTCAGCTCTGCCACTGTCATACATTCAGCCCAAGTGTTGGCAGGATTGATGACCACTGTCAGACCATCAATCGCCACCTGAAATTCAACATAATCGATCCCCTTGGCCTTGCACTCAGCGGCTTCCTTCTCTGTGATCGGTCGGCTGGCACCCGTCACGTCGATTTCTTCCGCAATAAACTTCTTGAAGCCGCCACCTGTTCCAGACATGGCGACCGTAAGTTTCACCTCTGGAAATTTACCTTCAAATTCTTCAGCCACTGCCTGAGAAATTGGGAAGACAGTGCTGGATCCATCGACGGCAATCGTGCCTGTAATCGCTGGAGTTGCCGCATTCATCCCCTCATTTGACGAATCAGTATTTTTGCTGGTGGTGGCGGTTTGATCGGCTGGCTTCTCCTGGACACAGCCAGACATCGAGCCACACACTGTCCCAAGCAACGCGATCAGTACCAAGGCATAACGGGGACGAATAAATGGCATTCCAGCGGCTCCAAAGTCTTCTGTGTTCATTGTTATCAAGAATAGATGCCGAATATGTTCTTCCGACACCTGTTCGAGACTAAGGACTCTCTGTGAAAATTCCAACCAGCCTATTGTGAAGATTGTCTTAATTTAAGTGCGGCAATGGGTTGCGTTCAAGTGAGGCCACACGGGTGTCGCGAGAGAAGGGCCTTTTGCAGAGGAAAAACTTCACAAATTCGGGTTTTCCTGAAGCAGGATTATTGGGCTTGTATTCCATCTGATGGGCATTGCACGGCAAATTCTCAGTTCACATCCATGTCTGGCCATTCGAGTTTTGACCGTTCTTCAGCAGGACCGTGAATTGACTGCCGGAGCCGACCTGACTGGTGACGCGGATACTTCCCCCAAAAACCTGGCAAAGGTGTTTCACAATCGAAAGGCCCAATCCGGTACCGCCGACCTCGCGGGAGCGAGCTTTATCGACCCGGTAGAATCGCTCAAAAATTCTCGCCTGATGCTCGCGGGGAATCCCGACACCGGTATCTTCAACATCGATTCTTGACCACTCACCTTCCCGTCTCCAGCGGACCGTGACCCGGCCACCCGAAGGAGTGTAGTTCAATGCATTGTCGAGCAGGTTGTCGATAATTGTCTGGAAACCATCACTGTCGGCAATGACTTCCATCTCTTCGTTCGGAGCGACCGAGATCAGTTCAATCTGCTTGCTTTTGGCCACACCCTGATGTTCGTCAATGCTTTTTTGCAGGATGTACGTTGCGTTGACTGGTTCAAGCTCAAATGCCTGTTCAATCGAATCCAGCCGCGCGAGGGCAATCAGATCGGCAATCAGCTTGTTTAACCGTTCGGCCTGTTCCTCAATTCTTTGCAGGAATGTCCGGCAAGTTTCTTCATCTTCCATCGCGCCATTCAGCAAGGTCTCTGCATAGGCACTGATGGAAGTGAGCGGGGTCTTCAGTTCATGAGAAACATTGGAGACAAACTCTCGTCGCAGATTTTCAAGTCGCCTGAGATCTGTGACATCATGCAGCACCAATACCGCGCCAGTTGCCGGTTCACCGGGCAAGGGGGAGGCCACCATGGCCAACGTTCGCTGTGTGCGGGCAACGTCGAACTCGACCTTTTCCGAGGGTTGGCCACTGAGCGCCGCTTGAACAATTTTTTGAACCTGCGGATGTCTGACTGCTTCCCAGATCGGCCGGCGCATAAAACTCTGTGGCTGCACGTCCAGAAGCTGGAACACCGTATCGTTGGCAAAAAGAATCTGCTCTGAGCGGTCAACAGCAATGACTCCTTCAATCATGGAGCGAAGGACCGTTGCCAGTTGTTCATGTTTTTCTTCGAGTTCCTGGCTCTGTTTTTCGAGTTCACTGAATCGCTGGGCCAGCTGGCGATCCATGTTTCTCAACGTGCGGGCTAAAGTACCGATTTCGTTCCGGCTATCGAAATTCAATCCCTTGGGAGATTCTCCCAAGGCCATCTGTTCGGCAGCGTGGGTCAGT from Planctopirus ephydatiae encodes:
- a CDS encoding response regulator, encoding MAKPKVLLIEDERSLIDILTYNLEKEGFEVTSASDGQDGLRRAQAMTPDLVILDLMLPVIDGLEVCRQLRSDPKLPNCRILMLTARAEEVDEIVGFNMGADDYVAKPFKVKPLIHRIKALLRRSQAGEQSRDVIVTRGIEIDRINHTARLNGEELHLTPTEFRLLWTLARSPGRPFGRNELMDRCRGEDANALERTIDVHVRSLRQKLGALADIVETVRGVGYRFRAENSEVIAE
- the phoU gene encoding phosphate signaling complex protein PhoU; this encodes MAIHLIRDLDALHRNVLTMCARVEELIDSAVDALHRRDYEKAEQIPAQDDEIDRMDVQIEEECLKLLALHQPVAVDLRRITTVMKISGELERVADLGVNISERALSIIRCGEVHVPDDFREMSHLALSMLHRSIDSYVEMDVKLARDVCQTDDRVDNLNREIIHDLILRMQRQPQLIELHMHLFSVCRQIERVADHATNIAEDVVYLVEGEIIRHRNRLETGSS
- a CDS encoding PstS family phosphate ABC transporter substrate-binding protein, whose translation is MPFIRPRYALVLIALLGTVCGSMSGCVQEKPADQTATTSKNTDSSNEGMNAATPAITGTIAVDGSSTVFPISQAVAEEFEGKFPEVKLTVAMSGTGGGFKKFIAEEIDVTGASRPITEKEAAECKAKGIDYVEFQVAIDGLTVVINPANTWAECMTVAELNKIWAADSKISKWSEVREGWPDEPIQLFGADTASGTFDYFTEVINGKSKSSRSDYTANSNDNILVQGVVDSKGALGYFGYAYYAENASKLKAVKISDGKNAVCVEPTPATIESGEYTPLSRPLFIYTTKAKLKRPEVAEFIRFLLSEEGDKLVEEVKYIKVPKSVKETMQQRLADALK
- the pstC gene encoding phosphate ABC transporter permease subunit PstC, whose translation is MSVVEQKPASTDSVIDRTNLEASGLAYRFTWHRLRESIIQMLLFLCALLSVLTTLAIIFVLVSEAIFGIPPERAFFQEISLSQFFLETRWAPQYSPPFFGIWPLICGTFLITIIAAIIGLPTGLLAAVYLAEYASPRVRSIAKPILELLAGVPTVVYGYFGLRIVTPYVIRPILKPAEFFGVDWLWSIPVDGFNALSGGIVVGLMIIPTVCSLSEDVLRAVPRTLREAGYALGSTKYDVCVRVVIPSALSGIIAAFLLAISRAVGETMAVTIAAGQKPTLTLNPLSQIETMTAYVVNVMSGDTPVGTIEYKSLYAVALVLFLTTLTMNLISQLVLARYREVYQ
- the pstB gene encoding phosphate ABC transporter ATP-binding protein PstB, with amino-acid sequence MNLIPPQAGFAQATAMPQATQPPVAGQAHSSTSTAAVSDHNQQKLKIETRHMNFFYGSHQALFDINLKVPERAVTALIGPSGCGKSTYLRALNRMNDIIEGTRHTGDVLLDSQDIYAPRIDVVALRKRVGMVFQKSTPFPKSIFENVAYGMRIAGIRNRSFVQETVERCLQQAALWNEVKDRLKDSAMALSGGQQQRLCIARALATNPEVLLMDEPASALDPASTARIEDLIIELKQNYTIVIVTHNMQQAARISEWTAFFCQGRLVEVGLTKQLFFKPREKETEDYITGRFG
- the pstA gene encoding phosphate ABC transporter permease PstA; translation: MPVETTAAGAKLLEESFDSELARRHRYGMIFEWVCWLATWGSVFILGVLIATMAWQAMGWLTPKFLVSMPRRNPADAGILPGIVGTFWLILLTALLSVPLGVGAAIYLEEYSKPTLLTKFIQLNIANLAGVPSIVYGILGFTAFVRMFGLAKSEYLINLGIGSLQLTLPFGRTVISGALTLALLSLPVVIIASQEALRSVPPSLRHASLALGATKWQTIWHQVLPSALPGMMTGVILAMSRAIGETAPLVAIGAATYITFTPGRLNSVSEAFTRPDKLAQVPFDSFTTIPMQIYGWINEAKPEFQHVAAAAILVLLVILLISNGLAIFIRQHFQKKVRW
- a CDS encoding HAMP domain-containing sensor histidine kinase gives rise to the protein MLTSQLFWRIFAIYAGLTLCTAFAFALTLTAGYRDLAYPQVEARQIDNAQILLPQLRKIPAGDRWDFLRTINATSETRFEVLTLDQARQKANSEPDLADALAHRIGTSRRPNANALFQLYTIEFEAHGETLILRMTTPLDSVTENLSWISARLWVTAFTLVLIGLIVTYVMVARIIQPLDRLTHAAEQMALGESPKGLNFDSRNEIGTLARTLRNMDRQLAQRFSELEKQSQELEEKHEQLATVLRSMIEGVIAVDRSEQILFANDTVFQLLDVQPQSFMRRPIWEAVRHPQVQKIVQAALSGQPSEKVEFDVARTQRTLAMVASPLPGEPATGAVLVLHDVTDLRRLENLRREFVSNVSHELKTPLTSISAYAETLLNGAMEDEETCRTFLQRIEEQAERLNKLIADLIALARLDSIEQAFELEPVNATYILQKSIDEHQGVAKSKQIELISVAPNEEMEVIADSDGFQTIIDNLLDNALNYTPSGGRVTVRWRREGEWSRIDVEDTGVGIPREHQARIFERFYRVDKARSREVGGTGLGLSIVKHLCQVFGGSIRVTSQVGSGSQFTVLLKNGQNSNGQTWM